The following DNA comes from Candidatus Methylacidiphilum fumarolicum.
CCTTTTTTTATAGAAGGTCGGCTTAAGCCTATTATAGATCGCATTTTTCTGTGGGATCAATTGAGGGAAGCTTTGAAGTATATGGAAGAAAATAGACATTTTGGGAAAATCCTACTTAAGGTAAGAGAAGAGAAGTAGAATAAAAAGGCTTATTTTGGGCGACCGACGGGACTTGAACCCGCAACACCCAGAGCCACAATCTGGTGCTCTGCCAATTGAGCTACGGCCGCCATGTCTCTTTTGAGTATACTTAGCTTATATAATATTTTTATCTTTTTTAAGCACTTTTCACGAATAATTGTATACCATGAAAAAAAATTAATGTTGTCATTGTCCTAAACCTTATCCACTCTTTGGGGAGGAAGTACTGAAAATAAAATAAGTTTGATATTTTAAACAACCACTAAATTTGAGTTTTTAACATTCGACAATAAGAAATGATCATTACAGATGTTCCAAATATTAGGAGGTTAGAAGAGGAAGCAATAGCCAATGGCCTTTCTGCTGAAGTTTTGATGGAAAGAGCCGGCAGGATGGCTGCGTGTTTTTTTCTCCAGCATTATCCTCGCATGGGCCAGGTTCTTGTATTGGTTGGTAAAGGCAATAATGGGGGGGATGGGTTGGTGATTGCCAGAGAGTTATTGAAAAGGGGATGGCCTGTATCGGTTTATCTCTCTGCTGAAAGAGAAAAACTAGGAAGCTTATGTAAAAAAAAGCTGGAGGAATTATTGCACGCATTTCCTCAGTTATCCTTGTATGTTTATCCAGATCCTGTCCCCTGGACGAAAGCGGATTATGTGTTGGATTGTCTGCTTGGAATCGGTGTGAAAGGGGAATTGCAGGGTGAAGTAGCTCAGATTGTCAAAGAACTGAATGAAGAGCGTAATCGTTGTTTTTTCCAAACAATAGCCGTTGATTGTCCCTCAGGATTGTGGGAGAAGTCGACAACTAATTCTTTAGCCGTTATTGCCGATTTAACACTAAGTATTGGCTACGGTAAAGATTTCCTTTTTCGAGAGGAGCTTTCCGATTTTACAGGCCGAGTGGAAATTGTCCCCATTTTTGATACCCTGCCTCCCAGTTCAGGCTTGGAATCTATAGTGGGATGGGAGCTAGCCGAATTATTTCCTTTTAGAAATTCTAATACGCATAAGGGCCGTTATGGGCGAGTGCTTATTCTTGGCGGTTCTGTTGGCTTTACGGGAGCTCCGGTGATGGCAGCGCAGGCAGCACTTCGTATAGGTTCAGGACTGGTCAATGTGGGAGTGCCTCAGGAAGTTTATCCGCTCGTGGCTGCAAAGGCCCCTTCTGAATCCATGGTATTTCCTTACGATGACGCTAAGTTATTTGAGATGGTAGTTTCTAAAGCAACAGTTGTTGCCATGGGCCCTGGATTTGGGTTGGAAAAAAAATCAGAAATATTTTTCAAAACGCTTATGTCATTGGATCTACCCCTAGTCATTGATGCGGATTGTTTGACTTTGCTTGCACGCAATCCAGACTTTTTTCAGCTCATTAGAAAATGGGCTGTGCTCACTCCTCATCCAGGAGAAATGAGTCGACTTCTAAGAATGGAATTTTCTCCTGAAGAAAGAATACAAGTGGCGAGAAATTTTGTAAAAGATAAAAAGATCACCTTAGTTTTGAAAGGAGTTAGGACGGTAGTAGCTCAAGAAGGAAAAGAGGTGTTTTTCAATACAACTGGGAATCCTGGACTTTCTACGGGTGGTTCTGGAGATAGCTTATTAGGGATTATTGCTGGATTGATTGCTCAAGGCTTGGACTCCTTTGATGCCGCTCGCTGTGGAGTATGGATTCATGGGAAGGCTGCTGATATAGCAGCGGAAAAAAGAAGGACAAAAGAGGGTTTGCTCCCTTTAGATGTTGTAGAGAATATAGGGGCGGCTTTAGAACAAATGCGGATGCATTTACGGTTGGTGCTAGACCAAAAAAGCCAATGGCAAGAAATTCAAACTGCCTATGCTCTGTATCCCCGTTAAGCTTCAGGAAAAGCGAGCGGAAAAAAATCTCTCAATAAACATCCTTGCGATACCTTTTTTGTTCCTTTGAAAGAACTACATTGACATAATGTTGGGCTTCTTCCTGGGACATCCCTCCTGTATCTCTAGCGATATCAATGAGACTTTGATGCACATCTTTGGCCATATGCTTTGCATCACCGCAGACATATATGTAGGCTCCATTCTGGATCCAGTGCCAAAGTTCAGCTGCTGATTCCTTCATTCTATGCTGGACATAAATTTTATAAGATTGATCTCTAGAAAAAGCCGTATCTAACTTTGTTAATACTCCTTTTTTCAGCCAGTCGAGAAGTTCTTCTTTATAGAGGAAATCAGTGCTTTGGTGTTGCTCTCCAAAGAATAGCCAGTTTTTTCCCCAATGTCCTGCCATCATTCGGTGTTGGAGAAACGCTCGAAAGGGAGCAATACCTGTACCTGGTCCGATCATGATAATGTTAGCTGAAGGATCTTCGGGAAGATGAAAATGCTTAGCAGGTTGATTATACACAGGAATTTCTTTTATCCCTATTTTTGCAAATCTGCTCAAAAACCCGGTGGCATTTCCATATCTCATCCTTCCTGAAAGTTTGAAGCGGATCACAGCAACAGTCAGGTGTACTTCATCTGGAAACATTAGAGGAGAAGAAGCTATTGAATAGAGTCGAGGAACCATTCGACCCAAAGAAGCAACTAGTTCATTGGAGCTAAAAGAAACTTCTGGATATTCTTCAAAGAAGTCAAGGTAATCTTTTCCCCAGAGATAGGCTTCTAGTTCCTTTTCTTGCCCCAAAATCTCTTCTAATCTTTTTCGTTGGGAAGCAGAAGATATTTTTTGGCTCAATAGCTGGAGGAATTTTTTTGTAACACGAGTCAGCACAACGTGTTTGGAAAGAAACTCTCTAAGCGAAATTTTGGTATTTTGATAGTTTACTAGTTCTTCAGGATCAAGAGACTGAAGCTGGAAAATCTTCTCGACAATATAAGGAGGATTGGATGGGAAAACTCCAAGAGAATCTCCCACTTGATAGGTTATCCCACTGCCTTTAATATCGATGACGATGTGTCTAGTCTCTTTTTCAGAGCCTTCTTTCGTCAGTAAAATATTTTCTCTAATCGAAGCTAAATAAGGGTTATTTCTACTAATAATATTATTTTTTCCTTGTTCTGTTTTTGCGTCCGTCATAAATGAAAATGGAATTAAGAGAATCAATCTATTTATTTTTTTAATCTAATTCAACCATTGTTTATTCTCATGGGTATTTTCCAATTTCACCCTATATACAAGAAAAAAATATGGGGAGGAGGATTGCTCAACAAATTTGTAGCTGGAAAGGATTCAGAGTCCTTCCAACTTGTCGGAGAGAGCTGGCAGTTAGTAGATAGGGCTGAAGAAATTAGTGTTCTCAAAAGCCCTTATGCTTCAATGCTTAATCTGCATGATTTGTGGGTGAACCAAAAAGAAGAGATTTTTGGAAGGAACGCTCCACCCACGACACGTTTCCCTTTGATCGTGAAGATATTGGATTGTCGATTACCAACAAGCATACAGGTGCACCCTGGGGAAAAAGTAGCAATCCAATATGGGTGGGAGAAGAAAACTGAATTTTGGTTTTTCCTAGCTACTCTTCCTGGCTCTTCTATATATCTAGGATTTAAACAGGCAATCTCACCCAATTTGCTAAAAGAACTCATCGGTAAAAAAGCTATTATTCAATACCTAAATCATATTCCCACCTTTAGTTCTCATGGAATTTTAGTAGAATCTGGTCAGATCCATGCGATTGGAGAAGGAAATCTTATTTTAGAAATCCAGGATAATTCAGATACAACTTTTCGGATTTACGACTGGGAAAGACCTAATGAGAATGGCTCTTTGAGGCAACTCCATTACTGGGAATCTGTCCTTTCTCTCTCACTGGAACCCAATAACCCAAAACTTCTTAGTCCAGAAGCAATTTCTGTTGAGCAAAATTACTTTGCTGTCAAAAGAATTGAACTTAAAGCTGGCCAGGCCTACGCTTGCCACCTAGATGGGGCCTCTTTTTTATATCTTTTTTTTTGTGGTGGTAGAGTTGTTATCGGCGATATCCTTTATGACAAAGGCCAAGGTATCTTCGTTTCCGCCAACCATGGGAAACTGGAGGTGGTTGGATTAGAGACAAAAAATGAATTCATTGCCGTTTCTTTTCCACTGGAATAAAGACAAAATCCTTTTGTTCGATCCTTTTAGTTTTTAATCTGGTTGGTTTTAACTATGTGTTGTCGTATCTTTTTTGTGAGAAGCGTCTAAGAGAAAAATCATGTGGTAAAATGGGTGGGTATTCTTCTTCGTGGATATGAGTTAAAATTCATGGAAAAAATAAAATATTGGGTGGGAACTTCTGGATGGAACTATTTGGATTGGAAAGGATCTTTTTATCCAGAGGATTTGCCACAATCAAAATGGTTTGAATATTATTGTTCTCAGTTTGACGCGGTTGAAGTTAATGCCACTTTCTATAGATTCTTCCCAAAATCTACTTATGAAAATTGGGCAAAAAAGACTCCAACCAAGTTCCGTTTTGTTTTGAAGGTTCCTAGGCTTATTAGCCATGTCCGGCTTCTTAATAATGTCAATGATCTTATATTGCGGTTTTGCAATGACTCTGGAGTATTAGGAGAAAAAATCGGTTTGTATTTGCTTCAACTTTCTCCTAAGTTTCCTCTTGAACCAGAACGGCTTCAGATTGCCTTAGAGGCATTTCCTGATCCGACGAAAGTGGCTGTGGAATTTAGAACCAAAGCAGACATTGCCTCTCTTGTGGCAATTTTGAAAGCAAAACAAGCGGTCTACTGTGTTGCCGATTCTCCTCTTTTGAAAATGCAGCCCGAGCTAACTTCTTCGATCGGCTACTTGCGATTACATGGGCGCAAACAATGGTTTTCCTATCTTTATAACCATGAAGAAATCCAGGAAATAGTGAGGAGTGCTAAAAAGCTTGTCAACAAAGGAGCCAAAGAAGTCTATATCTTTTTTAACAATACGACCATGGGTTGGGCGGCAGACAATGCTCTAGCTGTTAAAAGAGCCCTAACTGAGCTTTAAACGGCCCATTAATATTTTTTTTGTACCCCATTTTATTATGCGTTGTATGGAGGCGGTATGCGATAAAGAAAATCCAACCAAAAGAGTAGCAAAGAAAAATTCTTTGTTCTACATTAAAAAAAATGCCTTATAGAATTTTTCAAGATAGAAAAGAAGCAGGTAGGCTTTTGGCCGAAGAACTTCTCGAGTATGGAGGCAAATCGGATGTGGTTATTCTGGCTTTACCGCGGGGAGGAGTAGAAGTGGGGTTTGCTATGTCAAACATCTTGAAGCTTCCATTGGATATCTTCGTTGTTAGAAAAATAGGTGTTCCATGGCAAGAGGAACTAGCAATGGGAGCCATTGCTTCTGGCGGAATACAGGTTTTAAATCAATCCGTAATAAATTCTTTGAACATCGATGAAGAAACGATTAGGGAAGTCACCGCTCGGGAACTGCAAGAATTGCATCGACGAGAAAATCTGTACCGGAAGGATCTTCCCGCACTTTCTTTGACGAATAAGACTATCATTTTAGTGGATGATGGTATTGCTACCGGTTCGACGATGAGAGCCGCTGTTGCAGCAATAAGGAGGTTGGCACCTAAAGAATTGATAGTAGCCGTTCCAGTGGCGCCTCCTTATGTATATGAAGAAATGAAGAAAATAGCCGATAGGGTCGTTGTGTTAATGACCCCAGAAGAATTTTATGGGGTGGGCCAATGGTATGAGAATT
Coding sequences within:
- a CDS encoding bifunctional ADP-dependent NAD(P)H-hydrate dehydratase/NAD(P)H-hydrate epimerase, with protein sequence MIITDVPNIRRLEEEAIANGLSAEVLMERAGRMAACFFLQHYPRMGQVLVLVGKGNNGGDGLVIARELLKRGWPVSVYLSAEREKLGSLCKKKLEELLHAFPQLSLYVYPDPVPWTKADYVLDCLLGIGVKGELQGEVAQIVKELNEERNRCFFQTIAVDCPSGLWEKSTTNSLAVIADLTLSIGYGKDFLFREELSDFTGRVEIVPIFDTLPPSSGLESIVGWELAELFPFRNSNTHKGRYGRVLILGGSVGFTGAPVMAAQAALRIGSGLVNVGVPQEVYPLVAAKAPSESMVFPYDDAKLFEMVVSKATVVAMGPGFGLEKKSEIFFKTLMSLDLPLVIDADCLTLLARNPDFFQLIRKWAVLTPHPGEMSRLLRMEFSPEERIQVARNFVKDKKITLVLKGVRTVVAQEGKEVFFNTTGNPGLSTGGSGDSLLGIIAGLIAQGLDSFDAARCGVWIHGKAADIAAEKRRTKEGLLPLDVVENIGAALEQMRMHLRLVLDQKSQWQEIQTAYALYPR
- a CDS encoding diflavin oxidoreductase, translating into MILLIPFSFMTDAKTEQGKNNIISRNNPYLASIRENILLTKEGSEKETRHIVIDIKGSGITYQVGDSLGVFPSNPPYIVEKIFQLQSLDPEELVNYQNTKISLREFLSKHVVLTRVTKKFLQLLSQKISSASQRKRLEEILGQEKELEAYLWGKDYLDFFEEYPEVSFSSNELVASLGRMVPRLYSIASSPLMFPDEVHLTVAVIRFKLSGRMRYGNATGFLSRFAKIGIKEIPVYNQPAKHFHLPEDPSANIIMIGPGTGIAPFRAFLQHRMMAGHWGKNWLFFGEQHQSTDFLYKEELLDWLKKGVLTKLDTAFSRDQSYKIYVQHRMKESAAELWHWIQNGAYIYVCGDAKHMAKDVHQSLIDIARDTGGMSQEEAQHYVNVVLSKEQKRYRKDVY
- a CDS encoding type I phosphomannose isomerase catalytic subunit; this translates as MGIFQFHPIYKKKIWGGGLLNKFVAGKDSESFQLVGESWQLVDRAEEISVLKSPYASMLNLHDLWVNQKEEIFGRNAPPTTRFPLIVKILDCRLPTSIQVHPGEKVAIQYGWEKKTEFWFFLATLPGSSIYLGFKQAISPNLLKELIGKKAIIQYLNHIPTFSSHGILVESGQIHAIGEGNLILEIQDNSDTTFRIYDWERPNENGSLRQLHYWESVLSLSLEPNNPKLLSPEAISVEQNYFAVKRIELKAGQAYACHLDGASFLYLFFCGGRVVIGDILYDKGQGIFVSANHGKLEVVGLETKNEFIAVSFPLE
- a CDS encoding DUF72 domain-containing protein, translated to MEKIKYWVGTSGWNYLDWKGSFYPEDLPQSKWFEYYCSQFDAVEVNATFYRFFPKSTYENWAKKTPTKFRFVLKVPRLISHVRLLNNVNDLILRFCNDSGVLGEKIGLYLLQLSPKFPLEPERLQIALEAFPDPTKVAVEFRTKADIASLVAILKAKQAVYCVADSPLLKMQPELTSSIGYLRLHGRKQWFSYLYNHEEIQEIVRSAKKLVNKGAKEVYIFFNNTTMGWAADNALAVKRALTEL
- a CDS encoding phosphoribosyltransferase — translated: MPYRIFQDRKEAGRLLAEELLEYGGKSDVVILALPRGGVEVGFAMSNILKLPLDIFVVRKIGVPWQEELAMGAIASGGIQVLNQSVINSLNIDEETIREVTARELQELHRRENLYRKDLPALSLTNKTIILVDDGIATGSTMRAAVAAIRRLAPKELIVAVPVAPPYVYEEMKKIADRVVVLMTPEEFYGVGQWYENFNQLSDWEVCTLLRESRKETPGKGQEVLTN